In one window of Gudongella oleilytica DNA:
- a CDS encoding ABC transporter permease, producing the protein MRDNNNSPINQKINIKKITNLPGFSSFTSALMAIVLGLIFGFFVMLAAAPANAVAGFRYVLMGGLGRIGDVFYFATPILMTGLAVGFAFKMGLFNIGASGQYTMGMFFALYVGFMWDLPGAMQWIAAIIAGMVGGMLWGLIPGIFKALMNVNEVITSIMFNYIGMYLVDMLIQGNSVMYISTKTRTNYLPSTVQIPSLGIPGSNVNLGIIFAIISGVILYIVLQKTTFGYELKATGFNKYAAEYAGMKGKTNIIITMAIAGGLAGLGGAFAILAPSAIAGSSMTYEPVNIIAANGFNGIAVALLGSAHPIGTIFSALFISYIQRGGTLASLVGYKPEIIDIVIAVIIYFSAFAMIMNHAAASFVKKRLGKGDKAADTLALPEDDQNNSEKGAE; encoded by the coding sequence ATGCGGGATAACAACAACTCACCCATAAACCAAAAAATCAATATAAAGAAAATAACGAACCTGCCAGGCTTTAGCTCCTTTACATCAGCTTTGATGGCCATTGTCCTGGGCCTCATCTTCGGCTTTTTTGTAATGCTGGCCGCAGCGCCTGCAAATGCTGTCGCTGGATTCAGATACGTTCTGATGGGGGGACTTGGAAGAATAGGAGACGTTTTCTATTTTGCAACCCCTATTCTCATGACTGGTCTGGCAGTGGGATTTGCTTTTAAAATGGGTTTATTCAATATTGGCGCCTCAGGACAGTATACAATGGGGATGTTCTTTGCTCTGTATGTCGGATTCATGTGGGATCTACCGGGTGCTATGCAATGGATAGCAGCGATCATTGCAGGCATGGTAGGGGGTATGCTTTGGGGGCTGATCCCCGGCATCTTCAAAGCACTTATGAACGTCAATGAGGTTATAACTTCCATAATGTTTAACTATATAGGGATGTACCTTGTAGATATGCTTATCCAAGGGAATTCAGTAATGTATATATCGACAAAAACCAGAACGAATTATCTACCTTCGACAGTACAGATACCATCACTGGGAATACCTGGGTCAAACGTCAATCTTGGGATAATATTTGCAATAATTTCCGGGGTGATCCTGTACATCGTACTACAAAAAACAACCTTTGGATATGAGCTAAAGGCAACAGGCTTCAATAAATATGCTGCTGAATATGCCGGAATGAAGGGGAAAACCAATATAATCATAACGATGGCAATTGCTGGTGGTCTTGCAGGATTAGGTGGAGCATTTGCGATATTGGCACCATCAGCCATAGCAGGCAGCAGTATGACTTACGAACCGGTAAACATTATTGCTGCAAATGGTTTTAATGGAATAGCGGTCGCCTTGCTTGGAAGTGCTCATCCAATTGGAACAATTTTCTCTGCATTGTTTATATCATACATCCAAAGGGGAGGTACCTTGGCAAGTCTTGTAGGTTATAAGCCCGAGATAATTGACATTGTTATCGCAGTTATAATCTATTTCTCAGCATTTGCAATGATAATGAACCATGCGGCAGCATCCTTCGTTAAAAAAAGACTTGGAAAAGGTGATAAAGCAGCAGATACTTTGGCTTTGCCAGAAGATGATCAAAACAACTCAGAGAAGGGGGCAGAATAA
- a CDS encoding ABC transporter ATP-binding protein, which yields MLNITKEFPGIVANDDITLRLKKGEIHALLGENGAGKSTLMSVLFGLYQPEKGEIRMNGQPVKINNPNDANALGIGMVHQHFKLVEIFTVLENIILGVEPNKMGFLQKQEARDKVVALSEKYGLKVDPDSLIEDITVGMQQRVEILKMLYRDNEILIFDEPTAVLTPQEIKELLQIMKGFAAEGKSILFITHKLNEIMEVADRCSVLRKGKYIGTVEVQETTKEELSRMMVGRDISFSVDKEDRNPGDVVLSVRDVTVASKTHKNNSVKGVSFDVRAGEIVCLAGIDGNGQTEFVHALTGLEKLVSGSISLCGKDITKASIRERSTSGMSHIPEDRHKHGLVLDYSLEENLVLQRYWQPQFQNKGFIKFDEMRKYAEKLIEKFDIRSGQGPVTPARSMSGGNQQKAIIAREIDKDHELLVAVQPTRGLDVGAIEYIHKQLIERRDAGKAVLLVSLELEEVMNVSDRILVMYEGEIVGELDPKSTTVQELGLYMSGAKRDTPKEIKNAG from the coding sequence ATGCTTAACATCACAAAAGAATTTCCAGGTATTGTGGCCAACGACGACATCACCTTACGACTGAAGAAAGGTGAAATTCACGCTTTGCTCGGTGAAAATGGTGCGGGAAAATCCACCCTCATGAGCGTTCTTTTTGGACTTTACCAACCCGAAAAGGGTGAAATCAGAATGAACGGCCAGCCAGTAAAGATAAACAATCCCAACGATGCAAATGCCCTTGGTATTGGGATGGTCCACCAACACTTCAAGCTGGTGGAAATATTCACTGTCCTGGAAAACATTATACTTGGGGTAGAACCAAATAAAATGGGCTTTCTTCAAAAGCAGGAAGCCAGAGACAAGGTCGTAGCCTTAAGCGAGAAGTACGGCCTAAAGGTTGATCCCGATTCACTTATCGAGGATATTACCGTTGGGATGCAGCAGAGAGTTGAAATACTTAAAATGCTCTACAGAGATAACGAGATACTAATTTTTGACGAACCTACTGCAGTATTGACTCCCCAGGAAATAAAAGAGCTTCTGCAGATAATGAAGGGCTTTGCTGCCGAGGGCAAATCGATATTGTTTATTACTCATAAGCTCAATGAGATAATGGAGGTAGCTGACAGGTGTTCAGTCCTTAGAAAGGGCAAGTATATCGGGACAGTTGAGGTCCAGGAAACTACCAAGGAAGAGCTCTCCAGGATGATGGTTGGAAGGGACATAAGCTTTTCTGTGGATAAGGAAGATAGAAATCCTGGCGATGTCGTGCTTTCGGTCAGAGACGTTACTGTTGCCTCCAAGACGCATAAGAATAATTCTGTAAAGGGAGTATCCTTCGACGTTCGAGCTGGCGAGATCGTATGTCTTGCTGGTATCGACGGGAACGGCCAGACCGAGTTTGTACATGCGCTTACAGGCTTGGAGAAGCTTGTCTCAGGTTCTATTTCACTTTGCGGTAAGGATATAACTAAAGCTTCAATAAGAGAACGATCGACATCAGGGATGAGCCACATCCCGGAGGACAGGCACAAGCATGGCTTGGTGCTGGATTACAGTCTTGAAGAAAACCTTGTGCTCCAAAGATATTGGCAACCGCAATTCCAGAATAAAGGCTTCATTAAATTTGATGAGATGAGAAAATATGCTGAAAAGCTAATCGAAAAATTTGATATAAGAAGCGGACAGGGGCCTGTTACACCTGCAAGAAGTATGTCAGGCGGAAATCAGCAAAAGGCAATTATTGCTCGTGAAATCGACAAGGATCATGAGCTTCTCGTTGCTGTTCAACCTACGAGAGGTCTTGATGTGGGTGCAATAGAGTATATCCACAAGCAGCTGATTGAAAGGAGAGATGCGGGGAAGGCAGTTCTCCTTGTATCTCTGGAGTTGGAAGAGGTTATGAACGTAAGCGACAGGATCCTGGTGATGTATGAAGGTGAAATAGTTGGAGAGCTGGATCCGAAGTCTACCACTGTTCAGGAGCTGGGGCTCTATATGTCGGGGGCCAAACGAGACACACCTAAGGAGATCAAGAATGCGGGATAA
- a CDS encoding BMP family lipoprotein → MKRVLAIAMAIMLVVMSLAGCSQPAADTGAEIALITDKGNIDDKSFNQGAWEGVVAFAEAEGISHTYIKPEEASDAGYLAAIDLAVTGGAKVVVTPGFLFEVPIYEAQTKYPDIKFILLDGAPHTADYATFETKENVASIMYAEEQSGYLAGYAAVMDGMKNLGFMGGMAVPAVQAFGYGFLQGAEDAAAEMGMADGSIKAIYHYTGNFEENDTNKATARTMYQEGVEVIFAAGGAVGKSVMSAASEAGAKVIGVDVDQRYDSETVITSATKGLAPSVISVLESIYKTNSWADFGGKTTYFNAANNGVGLPTEVIGEEGADAFDRFSSFDKAAYDELFGKLAAGEVEVIRTIDVADATGYATAEELTSGLGLAKVAVTTR, encoded by the coding sequence ATGAAAAGAGTACTGGCGATTGCTATGGCAATCATGTTGGTGGTTATGAGTCTGGCAGGATGCAGCCAACCAGCCGCAGACACTGGAGCAGAGATTGCACTAATCACCGACAAGGGTAACATCGACGACAAGTCATTCAACCAAGGTGCTTGGGAAGGCGTAGTAGCATTTGCGGAAGCAGAAGGCATCTCACACACCTACATCAAACCTGAGGAAGCATCTGATGCAGGTTACCTGGCAGCTATTGACCTGGCAGTTACAGGCGGTGCAAAGGTAGTAGTTACTCCTGGATTCCTCTTCGAAGTTCCAATTTATGAAGCACAAACCAAGTATCCGGACATTAAGTTCATACTTCTTGACGGAGCACCACACACTGCTGACTATGCAACCTTTGAAACTAAGGAAAACGTAGCTAGCATTATGTATGCTGAGGAGCAATCAGGTTATCTTGCAGGCTATGCTGCAGTTATGGATGGCATGAAGAATCTTGGATTCATGGGTGGTATGGCAGTTCCAGCAGTACAGGCATTTGGATATGGCTTCCTCCAGGGAGCTGAGGATGCGGCTGCTGAAATGGGAATGGCAGATGGATCGATCAAAGCGATTTACCACTACACAGGGAACTTTGAAGAGAACGATACTAACAAGGCTACAGCGAGAACCATGTATCAGGAGGGTGTAGAGGTTATATTTGCAGCTGGTGGAGCTGTTGGTAAGAGCGTTATGTCAGCGGCATCAGAAGCTGGAGCTAAGGTAATAGGTGTTGACGTTGACCAAAGATACGACAGCGAAACTGTTATAACTTCAGCAACAAAGGGTCTGGCACCTTCAGTAATCAGCGTACTGGAGTCGATCTACAAAACTAACAGCTGGGCAGACTTTGGTGGCAAGACAACCTATTTCAATGCTGCTAATAACGGAGTTGGACTTCCAACTGAAGTTATAGGCGAAGAAGGAGCTGACGCATTCGACAGATTCTCAAGCTTTGATAAAGCAGCCTATGATGAGCTGTTTGGCAAGCTTGCAGCAGGCGAAGTAGAAGTTATCCGTACTATTGACGTTGCTGACGCAACCGGATACGCAACCGCAGAAGAGCTTACATCTGGACTTGGACTTGCCAAGGTAGCTGTAACAACCAGATAA
- a CDS encoding ArsA family ATPase — protein MNKIVFFGGKGGVGKTTCSASYALHSAKKGLKTLLVSTDPAHSTSDIFGKQITEEIRQLLPNLDAIEISGEKESNLYMDRVRESLKNVVSPVIVSEINKQIDAAAISPGTEEAALFDKMIEIIVLESDHYDRIIFDTAPTGHTVRLLTLPELLGGWLESLIEKRKKSISIMSMAMNQAKKTEENIGKDEVIKILQARYDRISQAKKIMMDDKLLSFMFVINAEKLPIDETRKAIDILEKYNILVDGVVINKILPEDMTDEFWISKKRDEQMYLEMIRETFKGKKIYTLPMLKSDVKADNIEIMAEKFSELEK, from the coding sequence ATGAATAAAATTGTATTTTTTGGAGGAAAAGGTGGAGTGGGAAAGACTACCTGCAGTGCATCCTATGCTCTGCATTCGGCAAAGAAAGGGTTAAAGACACTTCTGGTATCAACCGATCCGGCTCATTCCACTTCTGATATCTTTGGCAAGCAGATAACTGAGGAGATCCGTCAGCTATTACCCAATCTTGACGCGATTGAAATAAGCGGAGAAAAAGAGAGTAATCTCTACATGGACCGGGTAAGGGAGAGCTTGAAAAATGTCGTAAGCCCTGTCATAGTTTCAGAGATCAACAAACAGATAGACGCTGCCGCGATCTCTCCAGGTACTGAGGAGGCCGCTCTATTCGACAAGATGATAGAGATAATAGTGCTTGAAAGCGATCATTACGACAGGATAATTTTTGATACAGCACCTACCGGTCACACAGTAAGGCTTCTTACGTTACCCGAGCTTTTGGGAGGTTGGCTTGAGTCGCTTATCGAGAAAAGAAAGAAATCTATATCCATTATGTCTATGGCTATGAATCAGGCAAAGAAAACCGAAGAAAATATAGGTAAAGATGAAGTGATAAAGATCCTTCAGGCAAGATATGACAGGATCAGTCAGGCTAAGAAAATCATGATGGATGATAAGCTTCTATCCTTTATGTTTGTCATAAATGCAGAGAAGCTTCCCATAGACGAAACCAGAAAGGCTATTGATATTCTGGAGAAATATAATATTCTGGTCGATGGCGTAGTTATAAATAAGATCCTTCCCGAGGATATGACTGATGAGTTCTGGATCAGCAAAAAGAGGGACGAGCAAATGTACCTTGAGATGATAAGAGAAACCTTCAAGGGCAAGAAGATATATACCCTCCCTATGCTAAAGAGTGATGTGAAGGCTGATAACATAGAGATCATGGCAGAGAAATTCAGTGAGCTTGAGAAATAA
- a CDS encoding cold-shock protein yields MNGTVKWFNAEKGFGFITGEDGKDVFAHFSQIKKDGFKTLEEGQAVSFDVVEGQKGLQAENIVTL; encoded by the coding sequence ATGAATGGTACAGTAAAATGGTTTAACGCAGAAAAAGGATTTGGATTTATCACAGGAGAAGACGGAAAAGACGTTTTCGCACACTTCTCACAAATTAAAAAAGACGGCTTCAAGACTCTTGAAGAAGGTCAAGCAGTTTCATTCGACGTTGTAGAAGGCCAAAAAGGTCTTCAAGCTGAGAATATAGTTACTCTTTAA
- a CDS encoding PhoH family protein, producing the protein MKKTYVLDTNVIIQSPLALSSFEDNKVVLPVAVLEELDKLKNDDAERGSNARQAIRFLEDLRLMGNLYEGVPLESGGLIKIETNYSNVDIPSGFHHDSNDNRILKVCKGLMDDSENVILVTKDIIVRLKAQMMGVVAEDFTTEQSPVFEKQYTGRMDAYTSDKAMSEFKKRGINPENIFTFQGFDRTPIEPVPNQFFILHSETNDKKTLLGRYDGVKIVPLRSINEEPFGVKPKNVGQRFLQEALMQDADVAPLVIIKGTAGTAKTFYSLAVGLQHTYEPSSKRYRKILITRPNVQFDEDIGFLPGTEEERIAPYLRPIIDNLEILVDRNENERYKNEKQLRDKIDELFYRGIIVAEAMNFIRGRSITNTYLIIDEAQNLTPKQVKGIITRVGKGTKVVLLGDPQQIDHPLLDEKTNGLSYASEKMKGSELCFQLTMLPDECLRSTLAQDASSRM; encoded by the coding sequence ATGAAGAAAACCTACGTTCTTGACACAAATGTTATCATTCAGTCTCCATTAGCTCTGTCCTCGTTTGAGGACAACAAGGTTGTTTTACCAGTCGCCGTTCTTGAAGAGCTTGATAAGCTAAAAAATGACGATGCTGAACGAGGATCAAACGCACGCCAGGCGATCCGCTTCCTGGAGGATCTGCGATTAATGGGCAACCTGTACGAAGGAGTACCGCTGGAAAGCGGAGGACTCATAAAAATTGAAACAAATTATTCCAATGTCGATATTCCCTCAGGCTTTCACCACGATTCTAACGACAACAGAATATTAAAGGTTTGTAAAGGCCTTATGGATGACAGCGAAAATGTCATCCTGGTAACTAAGGACATTATCGTAAGACTTAAGGCTCAGATGATGGGTGTTGTAGCAGAGGATTTCACCACAGAGCAGTCACCTGTATTCGAGAAGCAGTATACAGGTAGAATGGATGCATATACAAGCGATAAAGCAATGTCAGAGTTTAAGAAAAGAGGTATAAATCCTGAAAATATATTTACCTTCCAGGGATTTGACAGGACCCCTATTGAGCCGGTGCCCAATCAATTTTTTATATTGCACTCTGAAACCAATGATAAAAAAACTCTCCTTGGAAGATATGACGGAGTGAAGATTGTGCCCTTAAGGAGTATAAACGAGGAGCCCTTTGGAGTCAAGCCAAAGAACGTTGGACAGAGATTCCTCCAGGAAGCTCTCATGCAGGATGCAGATGTTGCACCATTGGTAATTATCAAGGGGACTGCAGGAACAGCAAAAACCTTCTACTCACTGGCAGTCGGACTACAGCATACCTATGAGCCTTCATCAAAGCGCTACAGGAAGATACTGATTACAAGGCCAAACGTGCAATTTGATGAGGATATCGGCTTTCTCCCAGGCACTGAGGAGGAGAGGATAGCACCATACCTAAGACCGATAATTGATAATCTTGAAATACTTGTCGACAGGAATGAAAACGAAAGATACAAGAATGAAAAACAACTTAGGGATAAAATAGATGAACTTTTCTACAGAGGGATCATTGTAGCTGAGGCTATGAACTTCATAAGAGGCCGATCAATAACAAATACATATTTGATAATCGATGAAGCACAGAACCTTACTCCAAAGCAGGTCAAGGGGATAATAACAAGAGTAGGGAAAGGTACGAAGGTAGTACTATTAGGTGATCCACAGCAGATAGATCATCCACTTCTGGATGAAAAAACCAATGGACTGAGCTATGCCTCAGAGAAGATGAAGGGCAGTGAACTATGCTTTCAGTTGACTATGCTTCCTGATGAATGTCTTAGATCAACCTTGGCTCAGGACGCATCCAGCAGGATGTGA
- a CDS encoding DUF488 domain-containing protein: protein MYDIKVKRIYDEPEADDGLRVLVDRLWARGITKEKAMLDIWAKEIAPSNELRKEYHNSWDASSFRDRYLEELRSNPSAEGIKEIIKGELINSNVTLLTSAKNLDYNHCHVIKEWLK, encoded by the coding sequence ATGTACGATATAAAAGTCAAACGGATCTATGATGAGCCTGAGGCAGATGACGGTCTTAGAGTGCTTGTCGACAGACTTTGGGCAAGAGGAATAACGAAAGAGAAAGCAATGCTTGATATATGGGCAAAGGAAATTGCCCCGAGCAATGAACTTAGGAAGGAGTACCATAACTCATGGGATGCATCAAGCTTCAGGGACAGATACCTTGAAGAGCTCCGTAGCAATCCATCTGCGGAAGGGATCAAAGAGATTATCAAGGGGGAACTCATAAACTCAAACGTTACTCTTCTGACATCTGCAAAGAATTTGGACTACAATCACTGTCACGTGATCAAGGAATGGCTTAAGTAA
- a CDS encoding alkaline phosphatase family protein, with amino-acid sequence MEKPERKIEHLIVISYDSFSISDWELAKSLPNLKRLIETGSYSTSVRSVYPTLTYVVHSTIVTGCWPDRHGVFHNNPLQPFIEEKDQFWHWYRKDIKVPTLYELAKQNGFVAAGILWPVTGRADIKYNLPELAAVRGENQVLKILKNGNPFYSLEMEMRFGKYRNGINQPELDDFSTMCACHTIKTKKPGLLLLHLIDLDETKHRFGAKSDEARYAILRMDERIGSIVNSVEAAGFSDHTAIIILGDHGQLDVRYKVHLNNLLLDNGLIDKSGEGYEWKAYLQSADGCAYLHVKPGEEWAEEKALQVLRSALVSERYGIEEIFDRNTLDSMRAWEGVNCVVEAKEGYKFVDSIGSEIVEDLSKSGTRHATHGYSPNKPGYSCCFVASGPGIRKNFDIGEMDMVDVAPTLAAILGLDMPDADGEVIYDIFEQQRD; translated from the coding sequence ATGGAGAAACCTGAAAGAAAAATAGAACATCTGATTGTTATATCCTATGACTCTTTCTCAATATCTGACTGGGAACTTGCAAAAAGTCTGCCAAATCTTAAGCGACTGATTGAAACTGGCTCATATTCAACCAGCGTTAGAAGTGTATACCCTACCCTGACCTATGTGGTCCATTCAACAATAGTTACCGGCTGCTGGCCTGACAGGCATGGGGTATTCCACAATAATCCTCTGCAGCCGTTTATTGAAGAGAAAGACCAATTCTGGCACTGGTATAGAAAAGACATTAAGGTCCCCACTCTCTATGAACTAGCTAAGCAGAATGGATTTGTAGCTGCCGGTATCCTATGGCCTGTTACGGGAAGAGCTGATATAAAATACAATCTTCCAGAACTTGCCGCTGTAAGAGGAGAAAACCAGGTACTTAAGATATTGAAAAATGGGAACCCATTCTACAGCCTGGAAATGGAGATGAGGTTTGGCAAGTACAGGAACGGTATAAACCAACCGGAGCTCGACGACTTCTCTACAATGTGTGCATGTCATACAATAAAAACAAAAAAACCTGGATTGCTGCTTCTTCATCTCATCGATCTGGATGAAACCAAGCACAGATTTGGAGCAAAGTCTGATGAGGCCAGGTATGCCATCCTCAGGATGGACGAAAGAATAGGATCAATCGTTAATTCAGTAGAAGCTGCTGGATTTTCAGATCACACTGCAATCATAATTTTGGGAGACCATGGTCAGCTTGACGTAAGATATAAGGTACACCTTAATAATCTGTTGCTTGATAACGGCCTGATAGATAAGAGTGGAGAAGGCTATGAATGGAAAGCATATCTTCAATCTGCGGATGGTTGCGCATATCTGCATGTAAAACCAGGGGAAGAATGGGCAGAGGAGAAAGCGTTGCAGGTACTCAGGTCTGCTCTCGTCAGCGAGAGATATGGTATCGAAGAGATATTTGACAGAAATACGTTAGACTCTATGAGGGCCTGGGAGGGAGTTAATTGTGTAGTAGAGGCAAAAGAGGGCTATAAGTTCGTGGATTCTATAGGCTCTGAAATAGTCGAGGACTTAAGTAAGTCAGGTACTAGACATGCAACACATGGTTACTCACCAAATAAACCTGGATACAGCTGCTGTTTTGTAGCTTCCGGACCAGGCATCAGGAAGAATTTTGACATCGGGGAAATGGATATGGTTGATGTTGCACCAACACTGGCCGCAATCCTTGGATTGGATATGCCCGATGCAGATGGTGAAGTAATTTATGACATTTTTGAGCAACAAAGGGATTAA
- a CDS encoding MFS transporter produces MKLTKEEKSWILYDCGNSAYSIAITTALLPVVFGMFKNVQSSMDLGYFNTIASIIVAVISPVLGTIADYKGMKKKFFAFFAAIGILFTAALALIPPASGLWQLLALFYIMTSIGFAGSNIFYDSFLVDVSTDERMDKVSTRGYAFGYIFSVIPFGISLLVVLLMGMDNPIGYQIGFVITALWWGVLTIPILKNVKQVYYVEPEPDPVKNSFKRLMTTFGNIRQHRTVFLFLIAYFLYIDGVDTIIKMVVPYATSVLGSNALDTFTLLGILLVIQIIAFPFAILYGNLAKKYSARIMIIVGIVTYIIACIAAYFISSVWHIFILGALIGSAQGGIQALSRSYFAKIIPKQNSNEFFGFYNIFGKFAAIIGPALMALTTDITGNAQYSIFSIIPLFVGGLLVFLRLPKDEARIEH; encoded by the coding sequence ATGAAGCTCACCAAGGAAGAAAAATCATGGATACTTTATGACTGTGGTAATTCAGCATATTCAATAGCCATTACTACAGCGCTTTTACCCGTTGTGTTTGGGATGTTCAAGAATGTTCAAAGCAGCATGGATCTGGGGTATTTCAATACAATTGCCAGCATTATCGTAGCTGTGATAAGTCCCGTCTTGGGTACTATTGCTGATTATAAGGGAATGAAAAAGAAATTCTTCGCGTTTTTTGCTGCCATAGGTATACTTTTCACTGCAGCATTGGCACTTATACCTCCAGCCAGCGGTTTGTGGCAGCTGTTGGCGCTTTTTTACATAATGACGTCAATAGGCTTTGCCGGATCCAATATATTTTATGATTCATTTCTTGTTGATGTTTCAACTGATGAAAGGATGGATAAGGTATCTACAAGAGGTTACGCATTCGGATACATTTTTAGCGTTATCCCATTTGGGATAAGCCTTCTGGTGGTACTGCTGATGGGAATGGATAATCCAATTGGTTATCAGATCGGCTTTGTAATTACTGCACTATGGTGGGGTGTCCTAACTATCCCGATACTGAAAAATGTCAAGCAGGTATATTACGTTGAGCCCGAGCCGGATCCTGTAAAAAACAGCTTCAAAAGGCTTATGACTACCTTCGGGAATATAAGACAGCATAGAACAGTATTCCTCTTCCTGATAGCATACTTTCTATATATTGACGGAGTGGACACCATAATTAAGATGGTAGTTCCTTACGCGACCAGTGTACTTGGAAGCAACGCATTGGACACATTCACTCTTCTCGGCATTCTTTTGGTAATTCAGATAATCGCCTTTCCCTTTGCGATACTTTATGGAAATCTGGCAAAGAAATACTCAGCCAGGATAATGATAATAGTTGGAATAGTGACTTATATAATAGCTTGTATAGCGGCTTATTTTATTTCGTCAGTATGGCATATATTTATCCTTGGCGCACTTATAGGCTCAGCTCAGGGTGGGATACAGGCATTGAGCAGGTCTTATTTTGCAAAGATAATACCTAAGCAGAACTCCAATGAATTCTTTGGTTTCTACAACATATTTGGCAAGTTCGCCGCAATAATCGGACCAGCCCTTATGGCTTTAACGACAGACATAACGGGAAATGCACAGTACAGTATCTTCTCGATAATACCCCTTTTCGTCGGTGGATTATTGGTGTTCCTCCGACTACCCAAGGATGAGGCAAGAATAGAGCACTAA
- the nudC gene encoding NAD(+) diphosphatase codes for MIHDIEPRIFSNKYDPKKPGLYDLFLAYDSDSVLVKEDKEKLWYPSFDDFMSFDPSLMERAKYLFSIDDINYFLVVDKGLDENSGWVYANTGRFRTEPKYWRSFAGAIGWQLNRWYDNHRFCSKCGSNLEPSDRERMLHCNSCGFSVYPTISPCVIAAVYNGSKLLLTKYAGRAYTRYALIAGFAEIGESLEQTVHREVMEEVGLKVKNLSFYKSQPWPFTDTLLAGFYAELDGDDTIVLDENELETAVWMDREDIPSNELRISLTGEMMDNFRLNGI; via the coding sequence ATGATACACGATATTGAACCAAGAATATTTAGTAATAAGTATGATCCAAAGAAGCCCGGCTTATACGATCTTTTTTTGGCTTATGATAGTGACTCTGTGTTAGTTAAGGAAGACAAGGAAAAGCTCTGGTATCCTTCCTTTGATGACTTCATGTCCTTCGATCCTTCATTGATGGAAAGAGCAAAGTATTTATTCTCCATAGACGACATCAACTACTTTCTCGTTGTGGATAAGGGGCTTGATGAAAATTCAGGCTGGGTCTACGCTAATACCGGAAGGTTCAGGACAGAGCCAAAGTATTGGCGGTCCTTCGCAGGGGCAATCGGGTGGCAGTTAAACAGATGGTATGACAACCACAGGTTTTGCAGCAAATGCGGCAGCAATTTGGAGCCATCTGACAGAGAAAGGATGCTCCATTGCAATAGCTGTGGATTTTCAGTTTACCCAACAATATCTCCCTGCGTAATCGCAGCAGTTTACAATGGCAGTAAGCTGCTGTTGACAAAATATGCCGGAAGAGCTTATACAAGATATGCCCTGATTGCAGGCTTTGCAGAGATCGGTGAATCACTTGAACAGACAGTTCATAGGGAGGTAATGGAGGAGGTTGGTCTCAAGGTCAAGAACCTTAGCTTTTACAAAAGCCAGCCATGGCCCTTCACCGACACATTGCTTGCAGGCTTTTACGCTGAACTGGATGGAGATGATACTATAGTTCTGGATGAGAATGAGCTTGAAACTGCAGTATGGATGGATAGGGAGGATATACCTTCGAATGAGCTTAGGATAAGCCTGACAGGAGAAATGATGGATAATTTCAGATTGAATGGAATATAG